In a single window of the Streptococcus ilei genome:
- a CDS encoding ABC transporter ATP-binding protein — protein MLEIKNLTGGYVNIPVLKDVSFEVGDGQLIGLIGLNGAGKSTTINEIIGLLRPYAGEIRIDDLTLVASPSAYRQKIGYIPETPSLYEELTLREHIETVAMAYDLDQEAVFARVTPLLKQFRLEEKLDWFPVHFSKGMKQKVMIICAFAVDPSLFIVDEPFLGLDPVAISDLIQLLNAEKEKGKSILMSTHVLDSAEKMCDAFVILHKGQVRAQGTLEELRKEFGMADADLNEIYLALTKEADR, from the coding sequence ATGTTAGAAATAAAAAACCTGACAGGAGGCTATGTCAATATCCCTGTCTTAAAAGATGTTAGTTTTGAGGTTGGCGATGGCCAATTAATTGGATTGATCGGCTTGAATGGGGCAGGGAAATCAACGACCATTAATGAAATTATTGGTCTCCTGCGTCCCTATGCTGGTGAAATCCGGATTGATGACTTGACTCTAGTTGCTTCTCCAAGTGCTTATCGTCAAAAAATTGGTTATATCCCAGAAACCCCTAGCCTTTATGAAGAGTTAACCTTGCGTGAGCATATTGAAACAGTAGCTATGGCCTATGATTTGGATCAAGAAGCTGTTTTTGCGCGTGTAACTCCTCTCTTGAAACAATTTCGACTAGAGGAAAAATTGGATTGGTTTCCTGTCCATTTTTCTAAGGGGATGAAACAAAAGGTCATGATCATTTGTGCCTTTGCTGTGGATCCAAGTTTGTTTATTGTGGATGAGCCCTTTTTAGGCTTAGATCCAGTTGCAATCTCAGATTTAATTCAACTATTGAATGCAGAGAAAGAAAAAGGAAAATCTATTTTAATGAGTACCCATGTTCTGGATTCTGCTGAAAAAATGTGTGATGCCTTTGTCATCCTCCATAAGGGACAGGTCCGTGCCCAGGGGACTTTAGAGGAATTGCGAAAAGAGTTTGGAATGGCAGATGCGGATTTGAATGAGATTTACCTTGCACTAACAAAAGAGGCTGACCGATGA